In Bacillus sp. KH172YL63, one genomic interval encodes:
- a CDS encoding alanine/glycine:cation symporter family protein, producing MDLFSNIIGTLNDYMWSYILIVGLIGLGLYFSLRTKFAQFRYLGEMGRLLTDKTTISAEGKRGISSFQAFTISTASRVGTGNLAGVATAIAGGGPGAVFWMWIIALLGGATSFVESTLAQIYKVKDGKDGYRGGPAYYMEKGLNARWMGILFAIIITFCFGLVFNSVQSNTISLAMEEAYAFDRLTVGIVLAVLTAVIIFGGVKRIASVTQIVVPIMAILYLILAFFILITNITALPNMFVIIFENAFGIREVASGGVGAAIMMGIKRGLFSNEAGMGSAPNAAASAGVTHPVKQGLIQTLGVFTDTLLICTATAFMIILSDQYTTGIDGIQLTQAALSFHVGEWADTFVAVAIFLFAFSSIIGNYYYGETNIEFIKYSPVSLFIYRMAVVGMVIFGAVVQLDIVWSLADLFMGLMAIINLIAITLLTKIAIAALKDYREQKRQGKDPVFYSNSIKGLQGIESWEAKPESGKQK from the coding sequence ATGGATTTATTTTCAAATATCATAGGTACGCTAAATGACTATATGTGGTCGTATATCCTGATCGTCGGATTGATTGGATTGGGACTATATTTCTCACTGCGCACGAAATTTGCTCAATTTCGTTACCTGGGGGAGATGGGGAGACTTCTGACAGATAAGACAACGATCTCGGCAGAAGGAAAACGTGGTATCTCTTCTTTCCAGGCATTCACGATCTCAACTGCATCACGTGTTGGTACAGGTAACCTTGCAGGTGTTGCAACTGCAATCGCAGGCGGTGGCCCAGGTGCCGTCTTCTGGATGTGGATCATTGCACTGCTTGGCGGAGCGACAAGCTTCGTAGAAAGTACACTTGCCCAAATCTACAAGGTGAAAGACGGTAAAGATGGGTACCGTGGGGGCCCGGCTTACTATATGGAAAAAGGTTTGAACGCACGTTGGATGGGAATCCTGTTTGCGATCATCATTACATTCTGTTTCGGACTTGTTTTCAACTCTGTTCAGTCCAACACGATCTCGCTTGCGATGGAAGAGGCTTACGCATTTGACCGTTTGACTGTCGGTATTGTCCTGGCAGTTCTGACGGCCGTCATCATCTTCGGAGGGGTGAAACGGATTGCGAGCGTCACTCAAATCGTCGTTCCAATCATGGCCATCCTTTATCTGATCCTTGCATTCTTTATCTTAATTACGAATATTACAGCACTTCCAAATATGTTTGTCATCATCTTTGAAAATGCATTCGGTATCCGTGAAGTAGCAAGCGGCGGAGTCGGCGCAGCGATCATGATGGGAATCAAGCGGGGATTGTTCTCGAATGAAGCAGGAATGGGTAGTGCTCCGAACGCAGCAGCGTCCGCGGGTGTCACACACCCAGTCAAACAGGGACTTATCCAGACCCTGGGTGTCTTCACTGACACACTTCTGATCTGTACAGCAACTGCGTTCATGATCATTTTGTCTGATCAATATACGACAGGGATCGATGGTATCCAGTTGACGCAGGCAGCCCTAAGTTTCCATGTTGGTGAATGGGCCGATACATTTGTTGCAGTGGCAATCTTCTTATTCGCATTCAGCTCAATCATCGGAAACTATTATTACGGTGAAACGAACATCGAATTCATCAAGTACAGCCCGGTGTCCCTATTCATCTACCGTATGGCGGTCGTTGGCATGGTGATCTTCGGAGCGGTTGTCCAGCTTGATATCGTCTGGAGTCTTGCTGATCTCTTTATGGGTCTGATGGCAATCATCAACCTTATCGCGATCACACTACTCACTAAGATTGCGATTGCGGCATTGAAAGATTACCGTGAGCAAAAGAGACAAGGGAAGGATCCCGTTTTCTACTCTAACTCGATCAAGGGGTTACAGGGCATTGAAAGCTGGGAAGCAAAGCCTGAGTCTGGTAAACAAAAATAA
- a CDS encoding CoA-binding protein, which produces MENPTREEIGHILKQSKRIAVIGLSDNPARTSYMVSKAMQDQGYDIIPVNPTIESALGVKAVSSLQDIDGPVDIVNVFRRSEFLPEIAEEFDRFNSNVFWAQQGVVNEEAYRFLKERGYTVIMDRCIKVEQALTK; this is translated from the coding sequence ATGGAAAACCCAACACGTGAAGAAATTGGACATATTCTCAAACAGTCTAAGCGCATTGCCGTGATCGGTTTGAGTGATAATCCAGCCAGGACATCATATATGGTTTCAAAAGCCATGCAGGATCAGGGTTATGACATCATCCCGGTTAATCCCACCATTGAGTCAGCCCTTGGGGTGAAAGCAGTAAGCTCACTACAGGACATTGACGGTCCGGTCGATATCGTCAACGTATTCAGGCGGTCGGAATTCCTGCCCGAAATCGCGGAAGAATTTGATCGCTTTAATTCAAACGTCTTCTGGGCTCAGCAAGGGGTGGTCAATGAAGAGGCGTATCGTTTTTTGAAAGAACGGGGGTATACAGTCATCATGGACCGCTGTATTAAGGTTGAACAAGCTTTAACCAAATAA
- the parE gene encoding DNA topoisomerase IV subunit B produces the protein MANQNKTMDYNDDAIQVLEGLEAVRKRPGMYIGSTDTRGLHHLVYEIVDNSVDEALAGFGDEIIVTIHKDNSISVQDKGRGMPTGMHKLGKPTPEVILTVLHAGGKFGQGGYKTSGGLHGVGASVVNALSEWLVVTIERDGVKYEQRFSKGGKPETTLEVIGKTKKTGTRIHFKPDPVIFSTTTYNYETLCERLRESAFLLKGLKIEIIDERHDQKEVFHFESGIQAFVQYLNEEKDALHNVAFFEGENHKIEVEFAFQFNDGFSENILSFVNNVRTKDGGTHEAGAKTAMTRVFNEYARKVGILKDRDKNLEGTDIREGLASIVSVRIPEELLQFEGQTKGKLGTSEARSAVDAVVSEHLLYFLEENPDTSSLLIKKSIRAAQAREAARKAREDARNGKKRKRSETVLSGKLTPAQSRNPQRNELYLVEGDSAGGSAKQGRDRKFQAILPLRGKVINTEKAKLQDIFKNEEINTIIHAIGGGVGPEFNVEDINYDKVVIMTDADTDGAHIQVLLLTFFYRYMKPLLEAGKVYIALPPLYKVSKGSGKKQKLEYAWTDDELKGAISKVGKGYMIQRYKGLGEMNADQLWETTMDPETRALIRVRIDDAARAERRVTTLMGDKVEPRRKWIESNVAFGLEEDGSILENENITVGEEG, from the coding sequence GTGGCCAACCAGAATAAGACCATGGATTATAATGATGATGCTATACAAGTATTAGAAGGCTTAGAAGCCGTCCGGAAGAGACCTGGGATGTATATAGGATCTACGGATACAAGAGGTTTGCATCATTTAGTATACGAAATTGTCGATAACTCAGTTGACGAAGCGCTTGCAGGCTTCGGTGATGAGATTATTGTTACGATACATAAGGATAATAGCATTTCAGTCCAGGATAAAGGACGGGGGATGCCGACCGGGATGCATAAACTCGGAAAGCCGACGCCGGAAGTCATCCTGACAGTGCTTCATGCAGGCGGTAAATTCGGTCAAGGCGGTTATAAAACAAGCGGCGGCCTGCACGGTGTGGGTGCATCTGTCGTCAATGCCTTGTCAGAATGGCTCGTCGTGACGATTGAAAGAGACGGAGTGAAATACGAGCAGCGCTTTTCAAAAGGCGGGAAACCGGAAACCACTCTTGAAGTGATCGGCAAGACGAAAAAAACCGGTACTCGTATTCATTTCAAACCAGATCCTGTCATCTTCAGCACAACCACCTATAATTACGAGACGCTTTGTGAGCGGCTGAGAGAGTCTGCTTTCCTTCTAAAAGGATTAAAGATTGAAATCATAGATGAGCGCCATGATCAAAAGGAAGTCTTTCATTTCGAAAGCGGGATACAGGCATTCGTCCAGTACTTAAATGAAGAAAAGGACGCCCTTCACAACGTCGCTTTCTTCGAAGGGGAGAATCACAAGATTGAAGTGGAGTTTGCCTTTCAATTCAACGACGGATTCTCAGAAAACATCCTGTCTTTCGTCAACAACGTCCGTACAAAAGATGGGGGAACACATGAAGCAGGTGCAAAGACTGCTATGACCCGGGTATTCAATGAATACGCCCGCAAAGTGGGTATTCTGAAAGACCGGGACAAAAATCTGGAAGGTACCGATATCCGTGAAGGATTGGCAAGCATTGTCAGCGTCCGCATACCTGAAGAGCTCCTCCAGTTTGAGGGACAGACGAAAGGGAAGCTGGGGACAAGTGAGGCACGTTCAGCGGTCGATGCTGTCGTATCGGAACATCTTCTTTATTTCCTTGAAGAAAATCCAGACACAAGCTCACTGCTCATCAAAAAATCGATCCGAGCGGCGCAGGCTCGTGAAGCTGCACGAAAAGCAAGGGAAGATGCACGGAATGGAAAGAAGCGTAAGCGCTCTGAAACAGTTCTGTCAGGTAAATTGACGCCTGCACAATCGAGAAATCCACAGAGAAATGAATTATATCTTGTGGAGGGAGATTCAGCCGGCGGTTCAGCCAAACAGGGACGGGACCGTAAATTCCAGGCAATCCTGCCGTTACGGGGGAAAGTCATTAACACGGAGAAGGCGAAACTCCAGGATATATTCAAGAATGAAGAAATCAACACGATCATTCATGCCATCGGTGGCGGAGTCGGTCCAGAATTCAACGTCGAAGATATCAATTACGATAAAGTGGTCATCATGACCGATGCCGATACAGATGGAGCCCATATCCAAGTGCTTCTCCTGACGTTTTTCTATCGTTACATGAAACCATTATTGGAAGCAGGAAAAGTATATATCGCCCTTCCCCCCCTTTATAAAGTGAGCAAGGGTTCCGGTAAGAAACAGAAGCTTGAATATGCATGGACCGATGATGAGCTTAAAGGTGCCATCTCAAAAGTCGGAAAAGGCTATATGATCCAGCGCTATAAAGGACTGGGTGAAATGAATGCCGATCAGCTGTGGGAAACAACAATGGACCCTGAAACCCGTGCACTTATTCGCGTGCGCATAGATGATGCGGCCCGTGCAGAACGCCGGGTGACGACGCTGATGGGCGATAAAGTAGAGCCGCGCCGTAAGTGGATTGAAAGCAACGTAGCATTTGGCCTGGAAGAAGACGGAAGCATACTGGAAAACGAAAATATTACGGTCGGAGAGGAGGGGTAA
- the parC gene encoding DNA topoisomerase IV subunit A — MTNVERYQDLPLEEVLGDRFGRYSKYIIQERALPDARDGLKPVQRRILYAMYVDGNTQEKGFRKSAKTVGNVIGNYHPHGDTSVYDAMVRMSQTWKVRKYLVEMHGNNGSVDGDPPAAMRYTEARLSAISTELLRDIDKKTVDFVPNFDDTSSEPTVLPSRFPNLLVNGSTGISAGYATDIPPHHLGEVIDAAILRMDRPQCTVDDLMTVMKGPDFPTGGIIQGIEGIKKAYETGKGKVVVRGKAEIESIRGSKQQIVITEIPYEINKANLVKKMDEFRLDRKVEGIAEVRDETDRDGMRIVIELKKDADATGVLNYLYKNSDLQISYNFNMVAIHNRRPTLMGLRQLLDAYIQHQKEVVTNRTRHDLTKAKDRQHIVEGLMKALSILDQVIAAIRASKDKRDAKDNLIQKFGFTEDQSEAIVSLQLYRLTNTDITALQAEAEELAKTIEELTAILDSESKLVSVIKKELKAIKKKFADVRRTRIEDEIEELKINLEVLIASEDVMVTVTRDGYMKRTSLRSYSASNGQDLAMKETDRLLGQYEMNTTDVLLVFTNKGNYIYCPVHELPDIRWKDLGQHVGNIVPIDRDEQVLKAIPIKEFSAEHYLLFVTKNGMIKKSELPQYKAQRYSRPLVGINLKGNDELIDVHLTDGSHDVFLATHLSFGLWFSEEDVNIVGPRAAGVKAINLKDDDFVVSGKLVRDPAKEFIFLATQRGAVKKMKLAEFEKTSRAKRGVIMLRELKSNPHRVVCVEIVRDTDKVGLITNKGKMEEVQVKDLRPNDRYSNGSFVIDEGDSGSVYETWTESLLPDKKE, encoded by the coding sequence ATGACAAATGTAGAAAGATATCAAGATTTACCTCTGGAAGAAGTACTTGGCGACCGCTTTGGGCGTTACAGTAAATATATTATTCAAGAACGTGCATTACCGGATGCACGGGACGGATTGAAGCCGGTACAAAGGCGTATCCTTTACGCCATGTACGTAGACGGGAATACGCAGGAGAAGGGTTTCCGGAAATCTGCGAAAACCGTCGGTAACGTAATCGGTAACTATCATCCCCACGGGGATACATCCGTATATGATGCCATGGTGCGGATGAGTCAAACGTGGAAGGTGCGTAAATATTTAGTTGAAATGCACGGAAACAACGGAAGCGTAGACGGGGATCCTCCAGCCGCGATGCGTTATACAGAAGCAAGACTTTCTGCGATCTCGACGGAGCTTCTCCGTGATATTGATAAAAAGACGGTGGACTTTGTTCCAAACTTTGATGATACTTCCAGTGAGCCGACCGTTTTACCGTCCCGTTTCCCGAACCTTCTGGTAAACGGTTCAACAGGGATCTCTGCAGGATATGCAACCGATATCCCTCCCCACCATTTGGGTGAGGTCATCGACGCTGCCATCCTTCGTATGGATCGTCCTCAATGTACCGTCGATGATTTGATGACGGTGATGAAAGGACCTGATTTCCCGACCGGAGGAATCATCCAGGGAATTGAAGGGATCAAGAAGGCTTATGAAACCGGAAAAGGCAAAGTGGTTGTCCGTGGAAAAGCCGAGATTGAAAGCATCCGTGGAAGCAAACAGCAAATTGTCATCACAGAAATCCCATATGAAATCAATAAAGCGAACCTAGTCAAGAAAATGGACGAGTTCCGCCTTGACCGGAAAGTGGAAGGAATCGCGGAAGTGCGGGATGAAACAGACCGTGACGGTATGCGGATTGTCATCGAGTTAAAGAAAGATGCAGACGCAACAGGCGTACTGAACTATCTTTACAAAAACAGTGACCTTCAAATCTCCTATAATTTCAATATGGTTGCCATACATAACCGTCGTCCGACACTCATGGGCCTGCGTCAACTGCTGGATGCCTATATTCAGCATCAAAAAGAGGTCGTGACGAACCGGACGCGCCATGATTTGACGAAAGCAAAGGACCGTCAGCATATCGTCGAAGGTCTGATGAAAGCCCTGTCGATTCTTGATCAGGTGATTGCGGCCATCCGTGCTTCCAAAGATAAGCGGGATGCAAAGGATAATCTGATTCAAAAGTTCGGGTTCACAGAAGACCAGTCAGAAGCGATCGTGAGCTTACAGCTCTACCGTTTGACCAACACTGATATTACAGCCCTTCAGGCAGAAGCGGAGGAACTCGCGAAAACGATTGAGGAACTGACAGCCATCCTTGATAGCGAAAGCAAGCTTGTCAGTGTCATCAAGAAAGAATTGAAGGCTATCAAGAAGAAATTCGCTGATGTAAGACGTACGCGTATTGAAGACGAAATCGAGGAACTCAAGATCAACCTTGAAGTTCTGATCGCAAGTGAAGACGTCATGGTGACCGTCACACGGGACGGCTACATGAAACGGACGAGTCTCCGTTCCTATTCAGCGTCAAACGGACAAGATCTGGCGATGAAAGAGACAGACAGGCTTCTTGGACAGTATGAGATGAATACAACCGATGTCCTGCTTGTTTTCACGAACAAAGGAAATTATATCTATTGCCCCGTTCATGAATTACCTGATATCAGGTGGAAAGATCTTGGCCAGCATGTCGGAAACATCGTCCCGATCGATCGTGACGAACAGGTGCTCAAAGCTATCCCGATTAAAGAGTTCTCAGCGGAACACTATTTGCTGTTTGTAACAAAGAACGGAATGATTAAGAAATCCGAGCTTCCTCAGTACAAGGCACAGAGATACTCACGCCCCCTTGTAGGAATCAATTTAAAGGGTAATGATGAATTGATCGATGTGCATCTGACTGACGGCTCCCACGATGTTTTCCTTGCCACTCATTTGAGCTTTGGATTATGGTTCTCTGAAGAAGATGTCAATATTGTCGGACCCCGTGCAGCCGGGGTGAAAGCGATCAATCTGAAAGACGATGACTTTGTCGTTTCAGGGAAACTGGTAAGAGATCCTGCGAAAGAGTTTATCTTCTTAGCCACCCAGCGCGGCGCAGTGAAAAAGATGAAGTTGGCAGAGTTCGAGAAAACCTCCCGTGCAAAACGCGGGGTCATCATGCTCCGTGAATTGAAGTCGAATCCACACCGTGTCGTGTGCGTTGAAATCGTGAGAGATACGGATAAAGTCGGACTCATCACGAATAAAGGTAAAATGGAAGAAGTACAGGTGAAAGACCTCAGACCAAATGACCGGTACTCGAACGGATCATTTGTCATCGATGAAGGGGACAGCGGCTCTGTTTATGAAACTTGGACAGAATCACTTCTCCCTGATAAAAAAGAATAA